From Oryzias melastigma strain HK-1 linkage group LG15, ASM292280v2, whole genome shotgun sequence, one genomic window encodes:
- the zgc:110319 gene encoding NFU1 iron-sulfur cluster scaffold homolog, mitochondrial isoform X2: MAAHMRWGLKRLLWGRKAVPFGFSGRTVSLNTSQFANKPFRGIHSQFRTRNPHFSKRHLSIQTQETPNPRSLKFLPGKPVLGSGTLDFSSPSSAGSSSLARDLFEIEGVKSVFFGPDFITITKTDEDVDWTQIKRHAMEVIGKFFESGDQVTTDAVHSENSLSEDDDDIVSMIKELLDTRIRPTVQEDGGDVIFKGFENGIVKLKLVGSCTGCPSSTVTLKNGIQNMMQFYIPEVDMVEQVEDEVDEINAKVFAEVENKLQE; encoded by the exons atggcGGCGCACATGAGATGGGGACTGAAGAGGTTGTTGTGGGGGAGGAAAGCGGTTCCCTTTGG GTTTTCGGGTAGAACTGTGAGTTTAAACACCTCACAGTTCGCAAACAAACCCTTCAGGGGAATCCATTCTCAGTTCAGGACTAGAAATCCTCATTTCTCAA AGAGACACTTGTCCATTCAAACTCAAGAAACTCCAAATCCCAGGAGTCTGAAGTTCCTCCCTGGAAAACCTGTGCTTGGAAGTGGAACGTTGGACTTTTCCTCTCCTAGCTCGGCTGGATCGTCCTCTTTGGCCAG GGACCTGTTTGAAATTGAGGGagtaaaaagtgtgttttttggtCCGGATTTCATTACAATCACCAAA ACAGATGAAGATGTCGATTGGACACAAATTAAGCGTCATGCAATGGAAGTGATTGGCAAGTTCTTTGAAAGTGGAGACCAAGTAACAACAGATGCAGTCCACAGTGAAAACA gtctctctgaagatgatgatgatattGTATCCATGATAAAAGAGCTTCTGGACACCCGAATCAG ACCTACAGTGCAAGAAGATGGCGGTGATGTTATTTTCAAAGGTTTTGAGAACGGCATCGTCAAGCTGAAGCTGGTCGGTTCCTGTACTGGATGCCCCAGTTCCACCGTCACACTGAAAAACGGCATTCAGAACATGATGCAGTTCTACATCCCAGAAGTGGACATGGTGGAACAG GTGGAAGATGAAGTGGATGAAATTAATGCAAAAGTTTTTGCAGAAGTGGAGAATAAATTGCAAGAATAA
- the zgc:110319 gene encoding NFU1 iron-sulfur cluster scaffold homolog, mitochondrial isoform X1, with product MELCAIKTFSLRTYCWYFWVRDKETRKIKGRHQTGLISHITAIIINRNNRFSGRTVSLNTSQFANKPFRGIHSQFRTRNPHFSKRHLSIQTQETPNPRSLKFLPGKPVLGSGTLDFSSPSSAGSSSLARDLFEIEGVKSVFFGPDFITITKTDEDVDWTQIKRHAMEVIGKFFESGDQVTTDAVHSENSLSEDDDDIVSMIKELLDTRIRPTVQEDGGDVIFKGFENGIVKLKLVGSCTGCPSSTVTLKNGIQNMMQFYIPEVDMVEQVEDEVDEINAKVFAEVENKLQE from the exons ATGGAATTGTGtg CAATCAAAACTTTCAGCCTGAGGACATACTGctggtatttttg GGTCCGAGACAAGGAGACAAGAAAAATCAAGGGAAGGCATCAAACAGGTTTAATATCACATATAACAGCCATCATTATTAACCGGAATAACAG GTTTTCGGGTAGAACTGTGAGTTTAAACACCTCACAGTTCGCAAACAAACCCTTCAGGGGAATCCATTCTCAGTTCAGGACTAGAAATCCTCATTTCTCAA AGAGACACTTGTCCATTCAAACTCAAGAAACTCCAAATCCCAGGAGTCTGAAGTTCCTCCCTGGAAAACCTGTGCTTGGAAGTGGAACGTTGGACTTTTCCTCTCCTAGCTCGGCTGGATCGTCCTCTTTGGCCAG GGACCTGTTTGAAATTGAGGGagtaaaaagtgtgttttttggtCCGGATTTCATTACAATCACCAAA ACAGATGAAGATGTCGATTGGACACAAATTAAGCGTCATGCAATGGAAGTGATTGGCAAGTTCTTTGAAAGTGGAGACCAAGTAACAACAGATGCAGTCCACAGTGAAAACA gtctctctgaagatgatgatgatattGTATCCATGATAAAAGAGCTTCTGGACACCCGAATCAG ACCTACAGTGCAAGAAGATGGCGGTGATGTTATTTTCAAAGGTTTTGAGAACGGCATCGTCAAGCTGAAGCTGGTCGGTTCCTGTACTGGATGCCCCAGTTCCACCGTCACACTGAAAAACGGCATTCAGAACATGATGCAGTTCTACATCCCAGAAGTGGACATGGTGGAACAG GTGGAAGATGAAGTGGATGAAATTAATGCAAAAGTTTTTGCAGAAGTGGAGAATAAATTGCAAGAATAA
- the si:dkey-228d14.5 gene encoding transmembrane protein 150A — MIWVFFPIILSLVSFTGTWIVYGLAFSNNHVCSLSDWSGDYYCRGNSSNACCYAPTISASGMSSPENSLFTATINAGSFLFFLFCIFHHAHLMERHACYSLLSKTALVFGVISSLGLFAAGNCNLDYLPLLHYLGAAVSFTCICFYTILLTALTKKCVLTGYEKVLYPLRVVSTVVQIIVTICYTVLFPQEEYFYKHISAIFEWMLSVNLELFELSYITEFFFFSSFMISNLLGRREEEKPLILTMS, encoded by the exons ATGATCTGGGTTTTCTTCCCCATCATACTATCCCTGGTTTCGTTCACCGGCACATGGATTGT CTATGGGCTGGCCTTCTCAAACAATCATGTGTGCTCCTTAAGCGACTG GAGTGGTGACTACTACTGCAGAGGCAAtagctccaatgcatgctgctATGCTCCAACCATCag CGCAAGTGGAATGAGTTCTCCAGAAAACTCCCTTTTTACTGCTACCATCAATGCTGGATCCTTCCTGT TTTTCCTGTTCTGTATATTCCACCATGCCCATCTGATGGAGAGACACGCCTGTTACTCCCTGTTGAGCAAAACTGCTCTGGTTTTTGGAGTCATTTCATCGCTGGGGTTGTTCGCAGCGGGGAATTGTAAT CTTGATTACCTGCCCCTGCTTCACTACCTGGGGGCAGCTGTCAGCTTCACCTGCATCTGTTTCTACACCATCCTTCTCACCGCCCTCACAAAAAAGTGTGTGCTGACGGGATACGAAAAGGTTCTCTATCCGCTGCGCGTTGTCTCCACTGTGGTGCAGATCATCGTCACCATCTGCT ATACTGTCTTGTTTCCTCAAGAGGAATACTTTTACAAACACATCTCTGCCATTTTTGAATGGATGCTGAGTGTCAACCTGGAGCTGTTTGAGCTCAGCTACATCACGgagttcttcttcttctcgtCCTTCATGATTTCAAACCTGCTGGGAAGACGCGAGGAGGAAAAGCCGCTGATACTGACGATGTCGTGA